GCATAAATAGGGTTGCTCGTAGCATTTCGGTGCCCCTTGCAAGCGCTGTCAAAGAAACAGCCTGGGGTCAGAGGCCAGGCTCCAAGCCGAGAAAAGAGGCGCCGCACAGGGCGCCTTAAGGCCAAAGGAGCAATGGGAGCTGACCTTGAATAAACAACCGGCCGCTTCACCAGCATGAGCGGCCGGCGACTGCCTTACAGAATGCTCAGCGGGTACTCGACGATCAGGCGTACTTCGTCGAGGTCGCTGTCAAATGCGGTGGAGCGGTGCGTGGCCTGACGCAGGCGCAGGGACAGGTCCTTGGCGGCGCCGGACTGCACCACGTACTTGGCTTCCAGATCGCGCTCCCAATGCTTCTCGTCATCGCCCGCCCAGCCGGCGAAGGCGCCATTCGGATCGGCCTTGGTGCCGTCGATGTCATCACCCTTGATGTAACGCGCCATAAAACTCAGGCCCGGTACGCCGAAGGTCGCCATGTTCAGGTCGTAACGCACCTGCACGGAACGCTCGTTGGGGGCGTTGAAGTCGGAGTACTGCACGGAGTTGGCCAGCCAGATCGAGTCGCCGCCGATGTAGTCGAAGAACTCGTCGCCGTTGACCTTCTGGTACGCCAGGCTGAGCTTGTGCGCGCCGAAGCTGTAGGCGGCTTTCAGCGAGTAGGTCAGGGTATCCAGCTCACCTGCCAGGGCATCGCCCTGGTCATCGGTCTTGTAGGCCACCAGGTCGAAGTTCAGCGCCTGATCGTCAGCCAACGGGATGGTGTAGTAGACGTTGGCGAAGTACTGACGCCAGATGTCTTCGGCTTCGCTGCCGTAGAGCGCCACGCTGAGGTTGTCGGTGAAGTTGTAGGTGCCGCCGACGAAGTCGACACTGCGTGCTTCGACTTCCGCGTATTCACTGGTCAGCTCGCCATCGGAGTTGCTCGAGTTGCGGCGATTGATCGCGGTGAAATGGCCCGCTTCGAGGGAGAGTGCATCGAACTCACTGCTCGACAGCTGGAAGCCAGTTGCGGTTTCCGGCAGCAGGCGCGAGTCGCCAGTGGCGAAAACCGGGGCGGTGGGACGCTGCTCACCGAACTTCAACACAGTGGAGGAAACCCGTAGCTTGACCGCGCCGCCCAGCTCGCCGGTGTTGTCTTCGATGCGGCCATCGCCGTCCACCGGCATGATGCCGTTGCCCACGCTGCCGCGCCCGCCATCGAGCTTGATGCCGCCATAACCATGGGCATCGACACCGAAGCCGACGGTGCCCTGGGTAAAGCCGGACACATAATGCGCCTGGATACCGTGGGCCCACTCATCGCGAATATTGCGTGTGGAGTTACGGTAATCGCGGTGCATCCAGAAATTGCGATTGAGCAGGTTCAGCGTGCTGTCGGCAATAAAGCCCTTGGACTCTTGCTGCTCGCCGGCGACTGCCAGTTGCGAGCTGGCCGCGGCAACTGCCAGGGCGATCAGGCTCAGTTTTACAACGTTCATGGCTTACTCCATTGGTTTTTTATTGAACATTTTGAAAATCCGTCGCCGGGCAGCGACGCATTCCTTCCAGCACTGCCGCTAGGCAAACTGCTCCAGCGACAGCTCGGGCGGACACACGCCCTTGCTGATCACCGCCTCCAGGCACAGGGTCGCTGACGACTCCGCCCAGCAAACGAAATAACCCTTGGCTTTCAGGCGCTTGAGCTTGAATGACCACTCCAGCTCGTGGTTCTGTGGCAACGCCGCGATGCCGGTCGGCAGTTGGATAATCGAGTAGAAGCCGGCGCTGGTTTGCACCCGCTGCAAGACCTGCAGCGCTGGCTGCACGGCAGCCAACTCGGCGCGCTGCAGCGGCTGCAGGAGTTTTTCCAGGGCGAAGGATTCCAGCCTGCTCAGTTGCATACAGGGACTCACGCTCTTCATCGGTGATTGGGGCGCCGCGGATAAGCGCGGCGCTTGGCGGTTTAGCTCAGAGCTTGAGCAAGCCACTGACCTTGGCCAGGGTCTGCGCCACTTCGGCTCGACTGACCGGAGCATCCGGGTTGAAGCGACCCTTCTCGGCCTGCAACCAGCCCTCGCCCACCGTCAGGCTGGCAGAGTCGGCATAGGCTTTATCGACGCCAGCGAGATCCGTCAGCGCAGCGGTTTTCGCCAGGCTGATGCCCTGATAGCGCTCGACCAGTGACTTGCAGGCCAGCGCCCATTCCTTGCGGGTGACCGGCTGGTTACCGGCGAACGCCTCATCGCTGGTCATCCAGCCATTGGAAAGCACCGCATTGAGCTGATCGCGCATCGGATCATCCGCGCCGATGTCGCTGAGCTTGGGCAGCGCGTCCAGCTTGGGCTCGGCGGCCAGGGTCATCTGCAGGGCGTTGGCCAGTTCCAGACGGCTGATCGGCCGTTGCGGCTCGAAGGCGTTCTGCTCATTGAGGGTCATCAGGCCGCGGAAGCTCACGGCGCGAATCGCATCGCCCGCTGCGCCATTGCCAGCATCTTTAGGCGCGCTGCTCGCCGGGTCGCCAAGGGTGGCGTTGACCGGGCGAATATCCAGGCGCACACCGTTGACGCTGTAGTTGGTCAGCGAATCGTAGAACTGGCTGTGGGCACTGAAGTCCGCAGTTTTGCTGAACTCGAAACGATAGCCGTAGTGGTAGCCGTTGAGCGGGTTGTAGCGGGTCATCAGGCCGACCTGACGCATCGCGGTGTTGTCCGCCAGGCCATAGAGCACCGCGCGGCCAATTGCCGAAACGGCCGACAGATCGGTGATCAGCTGGTTGCCCACCAGGTATTCGTTGCCGGCCTCGATGGCGGCTTTGCCTTCGGCAGGCTGCACCTTGCCGTTGGCCAGGTCATAACGGTCGCCGTTGCCGAGCATGGCCAGCCGCACATTGCTCAACTGGGTGCCGTACACACCGAATTTTTTCTCGGCCTGGCTGGCGTCCATCACGGTCAGGTAGCCCTCGCCCAGCACCTGCACCTGGCCCTCGGGGTTTACCCACATGGCGGTGTTGGTATCCAGGCCGAAGCCGCGTGTGGACTTCTGATCGGCGAGGTAGGTAGCCATGCGCGCAGCGCGGCCGGTACTGGTTTCCTCGATCTGGTCGAGGTGCTGATCGATGATGCCACCGCTGAACAGGCCCGAACCTTTCAGCACCGCCGCGCCGCGCTGGTCGGCCTTGCTGGCCACGCCGAAGTCCAGGGTATCCATGACCACGCCATAAGCGGTGGGCATCTGCGCGCCGAGGATGCTGGCACCAGCGCTGGTACCGGCGACCACGCCGCCCTTGTCATACACCTTGCGCACTTCCTGCATCAGCAACGACGGGCTGCCATCGGCATTGAACAGCGCGCGGGCGATACGCGCCTGATCGCCACCGACAAACCACACCGCGCTGGCCTCGCGCAGCGGCTTGACCACGGCAGCATCGTTCATGGTTGTCTGGTAGTTGCTCTTGTCGATACCGACGATGCTGATGCGCTCGGCCGGGATGCCGAGGGCCACCAGCTCGCTCATAAAGCGCTTGCTCGAACCCTGGCTGCCGCTGGCAGTTGGCATGATCACGATGCGCGCATCTTTCTGGCCACCGGCCAGTTCGATGAACTTGGCGTACACCGGCGAGTTGCTCGCGCGCAGCATGCCGCCGACGGCCAATAAATGACCTTCAGCCAGGGCTGCAGAGCTTGCACAGGAAAGGATCAGGGCGGCCACCGCCACGCGCTTGTTCAGCTGCTTTTTCATTCTTATTGCTCTTGTTATGAGAACTCTTGCGAGCCGGTGTTCCGGTCCCGTCAGCGCCTCCCTGCAGCAGGTAAAACACCGTGCCAGTCCTGGCTTTTCGGCTGTGAATTTAAATTTTCACAATCTCGCTTTGTGAAATTTTATATACCAACAGGAAAACCCGATCAAGCCTTTAGCGCCGACAGCTTGTCGCTCCAACAGCGCCAAAAAAATCTTCACCAGCAGCTATCCGCCGTGCTAGAGCGGATTGAGCCATTTATCCGACAGAACGCATTTGACACAAATATTTCTAATAAGTAGCTTTATGAAAATAAACGTGTCACACATATCCACACTCAAACCCCAGGCCAGGCCTACTTAGCCCGGCCGAAACGAACAGAAGCCCACAAGGCTTCAGGTTGTATGCCGCGCCATCTGGCGAGGCCATTGCTGCAGGCAGTACCTGCTGATCGCAGGCCCAGGCATGACGATCAGCGCAAACCCAAACGCCCCATCAAGGAGTCAATAAGATGAACAAGATCGTACTTCTCGGCGCTCTGGCGCTCAGCGCCGTCAGCACATTCAGTGTCGCCAGCCAGGACAACCTACGCATCGGTATCGAGGCGGCCTACCCACCCTTCGCCTTCAAAACCCCGGACGGCAAAATCAGCGGTTTTGACTACGACATCGGCAACGCCCTGTGTGCGGAAATGAAGGTCAAATGTGAGTGGGTCGAACAGGAATTCGACGGCCTGATCCCCTCGCTGAAAGTACGCAAGGTCGACGCCGTGCTGTCGTCCATGTCGATCACCGAAGACCGCCTGAAGTCGGTGGATTTCAGCAAAAAGTACTACCACACCCCCGGCAAGCTGGCGATGAAGGCCGGTAGCGAAATCAAGGACCCACTGGTCGATCTCAAAGGCAAGAAAGTCGGCGTACAGCGCGCCTCCACCTACGATCGCTTTGCCTCGGACCAGTTCGAAGCCGCCGGCATTGAAGTCGTGCGCTACGCCTCGCAGAACGAAGCCTTCCTCGACCTGGCTTCCGGTCGCCTGGACGCCACCCTGGCGGACATCATCAACATCGATGAAGGCTTTATCAAAACCCCAGCCGGCAAGGGTTTCGCCCTGGTCGGCCCGGACTTCAACGACCCGAAATACTTCGGCAAGGGTGCCGGAATCGCGGTACGCAAAGGCGACAGCGAAAACGCCGCCCGTATCAGCGCCGCCATCGACGCAATTCGCGCCAACGGCACGTATCAGGACGTGCAGGCCAAGTACTTCGAGTTCGACATCTACGGCAAGTAAGTACAGCTAATGCCTCATGGGTGCCTCCACTGAGAGGCACCTTTTTCTCGTTGTAGCGCAGGCCATTCGGCCTCTGCGTGAGGAACCCCATCATGCTCCACGGCTACGGCTCAACCATTCTCGAGGGCGCCTGGCTGACCCTCAGTCTGGCCCTGACTTCCATGACCCTGGCAATTGCCCTGGGCCTGGTTGGCGCAGCGTTTCGCCTGTCACCACTGAAATGGCTGGCACTACTCGGCGAAGGCTACGCCACGGTTATTCGCGGCATCCCTGATCTGGTGCTGATTCTGTTGATCTTTTACGGCGGGCAGGACCTGGTAAACCGCGTGGCTCCGCTACTCGGCCATGATCAGTACATCGACATCAACCCCTTTATCGCCGGGATCTGCACCATGGGCTTTATCTTCGGTGCCTACCTCTCGGAAACCTTCCGCGGCGCCTTTATGGCCATCGCTAAAGGTCAGGCCGAAGCCGGTGCGGCCTACGGCATGAGCGGCATGCAGGTGTTCTGGCGGATTCTGGTACCGCAGATGATCCGCTTCGCCATCCCCGGCTTTACCAATAACTGGCTGGTGCTGACCAAGGCCACCGCGCTGATTTCCGTGGTCGGCCTGCAGGACATGATGTTCAAAGCCAAGAACGCCGCCGACGCCACCCGCGAACCCTTCACCTTTTTCCTCGCGGTTGCCGCGCTGTATCTATTGCTCACCACCGTGTCCCTGCTGGCCCTACGCCTGCTGGAAAAACGCTATTCCGTGGGCACCCGCCTGGCCGAACTCTAAGCGAGACCTTCTACCGTGCTCGATTTCCAACTGATTGCCGACAGCCTGCCGCTCTACGGCAGCGGCGTACTGGTGACCTTCAAGCTGCTGTTTATCGCCCTCGCGCTCGGTCTGGCGCTGGCCATTCCATTGGCGCTGCTGCGCGTTTCACGCGCGCCATGGCTCAACGGCCCGGCCTGGCTCTACACCTATGTAATCCGCGGCACGCCAATGCTGGTGCAGCTGTTCCTCATCTATTACGGCCTGGCGCAGTTCGAGGCGGTGCGAGAGAGCGTGCTGTGGCCGTATTTCTCCAGCGCCACCTTCTGCGCCTGCCTGGCATTTGCCATCAACACCAGCGCCTATAGCGCGGAGATCCTCGCCGGCAGCCTTAAGGCGACGCCCCATGGCGAGATCGAAGCCGCTAGAGCCGTGGGCATGTCGCGCTTCACCCTGTACCGCCGCATCCTCCTGCCGTCGGCACTGCGCCGGGCGCTGCCGCAGTACAGCAATGAAGTGATCATGATGCTGCACACCACGTCGCTGGCCTCGATCGTCACCCTGATCGATATCACCGGCGCGGCGCGCACCGTCAGTTCGCGCTACTACATGCCATTCGAGGCCTTTATCACCGCAGGGCTGTTCTATCTGTGCCTGACTTTTATCCTGGTGCGCCTGTTCAAGCTGGCCGAAGGCCGCTGGCTGGCCCACCTGGCCCCGCGCAAGAATTAAGGGAACGCCATGGAACATATTCAGCACCGGTTGCCCTGGAGCACGGCGGGCACGGAACGCCGGCTCTCGGTGTTTCGTTTTGGCAGCGGCCCGCGCAAGGCCTATATCCAGGCTTCCCTGCATGCCGATGAGCTGCCGGGTATGCGCGTGGCGGTGGAGCTCAAACAGCGGCTACTCGAACTGGAACAGCAGGGCCGCCTCAACGGGGTAATCGAACTGGTGCCGGTAGCCAACCCGATTGGCCTGGGGCAGATGTTTCAGGCCACTCATCAGGGCCGCTTCGACCTGGCCAGTGGGCAGAACTTCAACCGCGACTTTCCCGCGCTGGCCGAGCTGATCGCGCCACAACTGGAAGGCCGCCTGGGCGACGACGGGCAAGCCAACGTGACGCTGATTCGCCGCCTGATGCGCGAGGCCATTGCCGAGCTGCCATCCGCCAGATCGGAGCTGGACGGTTTGCGCCACCTACTGCTGCGACAGGCCTGCGACGCTGATCTGGTACTCGACCTGCACTGTGATTTCGAATCGATCATGTTGCTCTACGCCCTGCCCCAGCATTGGCCAAGCCTGCAGCCATTGGCCGCCCGCCTGCGTGCCGGCGCGGTGTTGCTGGCTGAAGACAGCGGCGGCAACTCCTTCGATGAAGCCTGCGCCGTACCCTGGCTGCGCCTGGCCGAGCGCTACCCGCGGGCCCCTATTCCGCTGGCCTGTATGGCTACCACCATCGAGCTGCGCGGCATGGCCGATACCGATCGCACGCAGGCGCAGCACAGTGCCGACGATATTCTCGGCTTTCTCGCAGACCAAGGGCTGATCAGCGGCGACTGGCCCGCCGCGCCTTTCACCTGTTGTGAAGCCACGCCCTTTGCCGGCGCGCAGTACGCCTACGCGCCGCACCCCGGCGTGGTGAGCTTTCTGCAACCGCTAGGCGCGCGGGTAAAGCTCGGCGACCCGCTGTTCGAGGTGATCGACCCGCTGAGCGATCAGCACTCCGTGGTACACGCCACAACCTCAGGAATCCTCTACGCCCGCGAGCGTCTGCGCTATGCCCAACCCGGCCTGTGGCTGGCCAAGGTCGCAGGCGCGCAGCCGATTCGCCAGGGCCGCCTGCTTACCGACTAACAACAAGAGAATCCGCTGCCATGTACACCTTGCAAATCGACAACCTGCACAAACGCTATGGCACCCATGAAGTGCTCAAGGGCGTGTCCCTGACCGCCAAGGCTGGCGATGTCACCAGCATCATCGGCTCCAGCGGCTCGGGCAAAAGCACCTTCCTGCGCTGCATCAACCTGCTGGAGCAGCCGCACAGCGGACGCATCCTGCTTAATAACGAAGAGCTGAAACTGCAACCGAGCCTCGCCACCGGCGCACTTAAGGCCAGCGACGCCAAGCAGCTACAGCGCATGCGCTCGCGCCTGGCCATGGTCTTTCAGCACTTCAACCTGTGGTCGCATATGAGCGCCCTGGACAATGTGATGGAAGCGCCGGTGCATGTACTGGGCATGAACAAGAAAGAAGCCCGCGAGAAAGCCGAACACTACCTGGCGAAAGTCGGCGTCGCCCATCGCAAGGATGCCTACCCCGCGCACATGAGCGGCGGTGAGCAGCAGCGCGTGGCCATCGCCCGCGCCCTGGCGATGGAACCTGAGGTGATGCTGTTCGATGAGCCGACCTCGGCGCTGGACCCGGAGCTGGTCGGTGAGGTGCTCAAGGTCATGCGCGACCTGGCCGAGGAAGGCCGCACCATGGTGGTGGTCACCCACGAAATGGGTTTTGCCCGCGAGGTGTCCAACCAGTTGCTGTTCCTTCATCAGGGCCGCGTCGAAGAAAGCGGCTGTCCGCGCGAAGTTCTGGCCCAGCCCAAGTCTGAGCGTTTGCAGCAGTTTCTCGCGGGTAGCCTTAAATAGACGGCGCCTACAGGCCGACCGTGCGCAATGCCACAGCCGCGGTCGGCTTCGGATACACTTCAGCCGCAACGACCCAGGCCCGCCCCGACCCGGCGTGCACGCCCAACCCTTCAACGTGCTGAAAGCCCATCCATGCCGACTTCTGCCAAGAACGTAACCGTCTACTCCGCCCCGGTGATGCGCAAACTGGCGGAAATCGCCCCGCACCTGCAGCCCTCGCTGCGCAAGGTGGCCGACTTTATCCTGCGCCACCCGTTGAAAGCCGCGACCCTGACCATCGAGGAAATGGCGGTGGAGACCGCCACCTCGGCGGCCGCCGTCAACCGCCTGGCCAAGGCCATCGACCTGGGCGGCTATACCGGGCTGAAAGCCGAACTGGTCAGCACCCTGCAGCAGATGGTGTCGCCGGTGGACAAGCTGCGCAACGAGTTGGCCCATCGTCCAGACGGCGCCTTCGGCCTGCACGAGCAGGTGCAAATCGCCAGCAGCAACCTGGCCACCGCCGGCACCAACAACAGCGCAGACACCTTCGAGGCCTTCGTCAGCTGCCTGACCCAGGCGCGCAAGATCTATATCTTGGGCTTCGGCAACAGCGCCTATATGGCCGGCCTGGCAGCCGCCAACCTGGTGCCGTTCTGCGCCGATGCCACGGCGGTGAGCATGGAAGGTGGCAACGAAAACGCCGCCTATCGCCTGGCGGCAATAACCGAACATGACGTGCTGCTGTCGATCTCCCTGCCGCGCTATTCCCTCGATACCCTGCAGCTGTCGCGCTTTGCCAGCGAACGCGGCGCGACCGTTCTCGCGATCACCGACTCGCCTGCATCTCCGCTGACCACCATCGCCAAACATGCATTGTTCGCCCCTGCAGATCACCCGGTGCTGATCAGTTCCAATACCTCTGTACTGGCATTGATCGAAGGCCTGGTCGCCGGCGTGATGGCGCGCAACAAAGAAGCCGTACAACTGGCCGCTGAGCTGACTGAAAGCGTGATGTCCTATCTGCATGTGCCGAGCAGCGATAAGCCAGAACGCAAGCCAAAGAAACGCCGAACAGTTATACGCCGCGATAAATGAATCTTTACGTAAACAGTGCAGAGAACTAGGAGGCGGTACTGCTTGCTGAAATAATTGATAGCGCGATTTGTGGCCGAGAATCGCCACTAACATCGGGCTCAAATCGGCCAAAAGCAGACGCTTAGGGGCAAACCTCTAATATGAATCTCTGCGAGTTGACTCAACGACGGTTAAGGCTTACAGCTACAGCTCTCCGGCATGCCAGCGGGCCTCTTGGTTAGCTAGCGCCTGTGAAATTGCAATCAGCTCATTTGATGGCAGTTGTTCCGGCAGCGGGTCAAGCCCCGCGCTGGCGAACAGTTGGCCGTAGCTATTGCGCAATTCGGCATATGCCAGGTCACGGCGCAGGTTGGCCTGTAGTGCATTCAGTTCGCCCTGAATCAGCTCCAGTTCGCCAATGTCCTGGGCTTTATAGCGGTTACGCAGTTGCTCGACGATTTGGCTATCGAGCCCGGCCAGTTGTTGGCTGGTCTGGAACTGGCGCTGGGATTCGTTGAAGTTGGCGTTGGCTACATAGAGCTGCGCCAGAATCGCCATGGACATGGCCTGACGGCGTGCTTCGGCTACTTGCTCACCGGCTTTGGCGACATTGATGGAGGCAGGGGCCGACAGCACATTGAACAGGTTCCAGGTGATCTTCACGCCATAGTCGGCCCAGCTCTGGTTAACCAGAAAGCTGTTGCTGTCGTAGTGGCCGCCGGCCGAGAACTCCAGACCTGGCAACAGACGCAGCATCGCCTTGCGTGTTTCTGCGGCGCTGATGCGCGCCTGGTAGTCCTGCTCACGCAGCTCCGGGCGGGTAGCCAGGGCTTCCTGCTCTAGTACGCCAAGGTCGACTTTGAGCTGGGGCACTGGGTAATCATCGCTGGCCGCCAGGCTGACAGTACTGCCGATTGGCAGGTTGATCAGCGTAGCCAGCTCGGTTTTGGCCAGGGATAAGGCGCGGCGCTGATCTTCCAACTGGCGGGTGGCTTCGATCAGCGCGCGTTGATAGCTGAGGGCTTGAATCGGGTCGCCGATGCGTTGCTCACTCAGGCGTTGGCTGTTATCGCGGGCCTGGTTGACCCGCACCATCAGGCTGTCGATCTGGCTGAGCAGGCGCTCTGCCGCCAGGGCTCGCCAATAAGCCGAGCGCACA
This DNA window, taken from Pseudomonas sp. SG20056, encodes the following:
- a CDS encoding OprD family porin, producing MNVVKLSLIALAVAAASSQLAVAGEQQESKGFIADSTLNLLNRNFWMHRDYRNSTRNIRDEWAHGIQAHYVSGFTQGTVGFGVDAHGYGGIKLDGGRGSVGNGIMPVDGDGRIEDNTGELGGAVKLRVSSTVLKFGEQRPTAPVFATGDSRLLPETATGFQLSSSEFDALSLEAGHFTAINRRNSSNSDGELTSEYAEVEARSVDFVGGTYNFTDNLSVALYGSEAEDIWRQYFANVYYTIPLADDQALNFDLVAYKTDDQGDALAGELDTLTYSLKAAYSFGAHKLSLAYQKVNGDEFFDYIGGDSIWLANSVQYSDFNAPNERSVQVRYDLNMATFGVPGLSFMARYIKGDDIDGTKADPNGAFAGWAGDDEKHWERDLEAKYVVQSGAAKDLSLRLRQATHRSTAFDSDLDEVRLIVEYPLSIL
- a CDS encoding cyanophycinase; translated protein: MKKQLNKRVAVAALILSCASSAALAEGHLLAVGGMLRASNSPVYAKFIELAGGQKDARIVIMPTASGSQGSSKRFMSELVALGIPAERISIVGIDKSNYQTTMNDAAVVKPLREASAVWFVGGDQARIARALFNADGSPSLLMQEVRKVYDKGGVVAGTSAGASILGAQMPTAYGVVMDTLDFGVASKADQRGAAVLKGSGLFSGGIIDQHLDQIEETSTGRAARMATYLADQKSTRGFGLDTNTAMWVNPEGQVQVLGEGYLTVMDASQAEKKFGVYGTQLSNVRLAMLGNGDRYDLANGKVQPAEGKAAIEAGNEYLVGNQLITDLSAVSAIGRAVLYGLADNTAMRQVGLMTRYNPLNGYHYGYRFEFSKTADFSAHSQFYDSLTNYSVNGVRLDIRPVNATLGDPASSAPKDAGNGAAGDAIRAVSFRGLMTLNEQNAFEPQRPISRLELANALQMTLAAEPKLDALPKLSDIGADDPMRDQLNAVLSNGWMTSDEAFAGNQPVTRKEWALACKSLVERYQGISLAKTAALTDLAGVDKAYADSASLTVGEGWLQAEKGRFNPDAPVSRAEVAQTLAKVSGLLKL
- a CDS encoding ABC transporter substrate-binding protein, giving the protein MNKIVLLGALALSAVSTFSVASQDNLRIGIEAAYPPFAFKTPDGKISGFDYDIGNALCAEMKVKCEWVEQEFDGLIPSLKVRKVDAVLSSMSITEDRLKSVDFSKKYYHTPGKLAMKAGSEIKDPLVDLKGKKVGVQRASTYDRFASDQFEAAGIEVVRYASQNEAFLDLASGRLDATLADIINIDEGFIKTPAGKGFALVGPDFNDPKYFGKGAGIAVRKGDSENAARISAAIDAIRANGTYQDVQAKYFEFDIYGK
- a CDS encoding ABC transporter permease; amino-acid sequence: MLHGYGSTILEGAWLTLSLALTSMTLAIALGLVGAAFRLSPLKWLALLGEGYATVIRGIPDLVLILLIFYGGQDLVNRVAPLLGHDQYIDINPFIAGICTMGFIFGAYLSETFRGAFMAIAKGQAEAGAAYGMSGMQVFWRILVPQMIRFAIPGFTNNWLVLTKATALISVVGLQDMMFKAKNAADATREPFTFFLAVAALYLLLTTVSLLALRLLEKRYSVGTRLAEL
- a CDS encoding ABC transporter permease encodes the protein MLDFQLIADSLPLYGSGVLVTFKLLFIALALGLALAIPLALLRVSRAPWLNGPAWLYTYVIRGTPMLVQLFLIYYGLAQFEAVRESVLWPYFSSATFCACLAFAINTSAYSAEILAGSLKATPHGEIEAARAVGMSRFTLYRRILLPSALRRALPQYSNEVIMMLHTTSLASIVTLIDITGAARTVSSRYYMPFEAFITAGLFYLCLTFILVRLFKLAEGRWLAHLAPRKN
- a CDS encoding M14 family metallopeptidase, which gives rise to MEHIQHRLPWSTAGTERRLSVFRFGSGPRKAYIQASLHADELPGMRVAVELKQRLLELEQQGRLNGVIELVPVANPIGLGQMFQATHQGRFDLASGQNFNRDFPALAELIAPQLEGRLGDDGQANVTLIRRLMREAIAELPSARSELDGLRHLLLRQACDADLVLDLHCDFESIMLLYALPQHWPSLQPLAARLRAGAVLLAEDSGGNSFDEACAVPWLRLAERYPRAPIPLACMATTIELRGMADTDRTQAQHSADDILGFLADQGLISGDWPAAPFTCCEATPFAGAQYAYAPHPGVVSFLQPLGARVKLGDPLFEVIDPLSDQHSVVHATTSGILYARERLRYAQPGLWLAKVAGAQPIRQGRLLTD
- a CDS encoding ABC transporter ATP-binding protein is translated as MYTLQIDNLHKRYGTHEVLKGVSLTAKAGDVTSIIGSSGSGKSTFLRCINLLEQPHSGRILLNNEELKLQPSLATGALKASDAKQLQRMRSRLAMVFQHFNLWSHMSALDNVMEAPVHVLGMNKKEAREKAEHYLAKVGVAHRKDAYPAHMSGGEQQRVAIARALAMEPEVMLFDEPTSALDPELVGEVLKVMRDLAEEGRTMVVVTHEMGFAREVSNQLLFLHQGRVEESGCPREVLAQPKSERLQQFLAGSLK
- a CDS encoding MurR/RpiR family transcriptional regulator, translated to MPTSAKNVTVYSAPVMRKLAEIAPHLQPSLRKVADFILRHPLKAATLTIEEMAVETATSAAAVNRLAKAIDLGGYTGLKAELVSTLQQMVSPVDKLRNELAHRPDGAFGLHEQVQIASSNLATAGTNNSADTFEAFVSCLTQARKIYILGFGNSAYMAGLAAANLVPFCADATAVSMEGGNENAAYRLAAITEHDVLLSISLPRYSLDTLQLSRFASERGATVLAITDSPASPLTTIAKHALFAPADHPVLISSNTSVLALIEGLVAGVMARNKEAVQLAAELTESVMSYLHVPSSDKPERKPKKRRTVIRRDK
- a CDS encoding TolC family protein, with product MNKNQKMLGVSLLALAISGCAVTSQPIDRSVSEQRAQTDLQNMFKDQEPLNGPLTLHDAMARAVKYNLESRLKVMEEALAQRQVDLATFDMLPRMALSAGYAGRDNVSASSSESIQTGTQSLEPSTSQDRDRGVADLTMVWNVLDFGVAYVSAKQQGDQRLIVEERRRKVLNTIIQDVRSAYWRALAAERLLSQIDSLMVRVNQARDNSQRLSEQRIGDPIQALSYQRALIEATRQLEDQRRALSLAKTELATLINLPIGSTVSLAASDDYPVPQLKVDLGVLEQEALATRPELREQDYQARISAAETRKAMLRLLPGLEFSAGGHYDSNSFLVNQSWADYGVKITWNLFNVLSAPASINVAKAGEQVAEARRQAMSMAILAQLYVANANFNESQRQFQTSQQLAGLDSQIVEQLRNRYKAQDIGELELIQGELNALQANLRRDLAYAELRNSYGQLFASAGLDPLPEQLPSNELIAISQALANQEARWHAGEL